A region of Streptomyces sp. R44 DNA encodes the following proteins:
- a CDS encoding alpha-N-arabinofuranosidase yields MSLPEPAARFALDPDFTVGPVDPRLFGSFVEHLGRCVYTGLHEPGHPAADEDGLRTDVLELVRELGVTAVRYPGGNFVSGHRWEDGVGPVEQRPRRLDVAWRSTETNRFGLGEFMAFLRKLGPLAEPMMALNLGTRGITEAMDLVEYANHPGGTELSDLRIAHGDKDPFGIRLWCLGNEMDGTWQTGHRTAEEYGRLAARTARALRRIDPGLELVACGSSGRGMPTFAAWEATVLAETYEVVDHVSLHAYYEETDGDRDSFLASAVDMEAFIEEVVATCDHVGARLKSPRKLTLSFDEWNVWYQRRPHPHPVEDWQEAPRLLEDVYTVTDAVVLGSLLIALLRHADRVAVACLAQLVNVIAPIMTEPGGPAWRQTTFFPFAQASRYGRGTVLDVRVTSPTYPTDRFGDVPLLHATAVRGEDGAVTVFAVNRGRNAPLPLEVALRGLDLSRVVEHSALADADPEARNTLDAPERVAPHAVEGTRVEDGVLRAVLEPMSWNVVRLV; encoded by the coding sequence ATGTCACTTCCCGAGCCCGCCGCCCGTTTCGCCCTCGACCCCGACTTCACCGTCGGCCCCGTCGACCCCCGTCTCTTCGGCTCCTTCGTCGAGCACCTCGGGCGCTGCGTCTACACCGGCCTCCACGAGCCCGGCCACCCCGCCGCCGACGAGGACGGGCTGCGCACCGACGTCCTGGAACTCGTCCGCGAGCTCGGCGTCACCGCCGTCCGCTACCCCGGCGGCAACTTCGTCTCCGGACACCGCTGGGAGGACGGGGTCGGCCCGGTCGAACAGCGGCCGCGCCGGCTCGACGTCGCCTGGCGGTCCACCGAGACCAACCGCTTCGGCCTGGGCGAGTTCATGGCCTTCCTGCGGAAGCTCGGCCCGCTGGCCGAGCCGATGATGGCGCTCAACCTCGGCACCCGGGGCATCACCGAGGCCATGGACCTCGTCGAGTACGCCAACCACCCCGGCGGCACCGAACTCTCCGACCTGCGCATCGCCCACGGCGACAAGGACCCCTTCGGCATCCGCCTGTGGTGCCTCGGCAACGAGATGGACGGCACCTGGCAGACCGGCCACAGGACGGCGGAGGAGTACGGCCGGCTCGCCGCCCGGACCGCACGGGCCCTGCGCCGGATCGACCCCGGGCTCGAACTCGTCGCCTGCGGCAGCTCCGGGCGCGGCATGCCGACCTTCGCCGCCTGGGAGGCCACCGTCCTCGCGGAGACGTACGAGGTCGTCGACCACGTCTCGCTGCACGCCTACTACGAGGAGACCGACGGCGACCGCGACTCCTTCCTCGCCTCCGCCGTCGACATGGAGGCCTTCATCGAGGAGGTCGTCGCCACCTGCGACCACGTCGGCGCCCGGCTGAAGTCCCCCAGGAAGCTCACCCTCTCCTTCGACGAGTGGAACGTCTGGTACCAGCGCCGGCCCCATCCGCACCCGGTGGAGGACTGGCAGGAGGCACCGCGTCTCCTGGAGGACGTCTACACCGTCACCGACGCCGTCGTCCTCGGCAGCCTCCTGATCGCCCTGCTGCGTCACGCCGACCGCGTCGCGGTCGCCTGCCTCGCCCAACTGGTCAACGTGATCGCCCCGATCATGACCGAGCCCGGCGGTCCCGCCTGGCGCCAGACGACCTTCTTCCCCTTCGCCCAGGCGTCCCGGTACGGCCGGGGGACCGTGCTCGACGTGCGCGTGACCTCGCCGACGTACCCCACGGACCGCTTCGGGGACGTCCCGCTGCTGCACGCCACGGCCGTGCGCGGCGAGGACGGCGCGGTGACGGTCTTCGCCGTCAACCGCGGCCGGAACGCGCCCCTGCCGCTGGAGGTGGCCCTGCGCGGTCTCGATCTGAGCCGGGTCGTGGAGCACAGTGCGCTCGCCGACGCGGACCCGGAGGCCCGCAACACCCTCGACGCACCGGAGCGGGTCGCGCCGCACGCGGTGGAGGGCACGCGCGTCGAGGACGGGGTGCTGAGGGCCGTCCTGGAGCCGATGTCCTGGAACGTCGTACGGCTGGTCTGA
- a CDS encoding glycoside hydrolase family 48 protein, translating into MAASLSLPLGLTAVGAPAAQAAAVQCSVDYKANDWGSGFTAELTLTNRAAEPLNGWTLTYSYAGDQKLTNGWSGVWSQSGRNVTVTNTSWNGTLAAGAALTTGAQFTYSGTNAAPTGFAVNGTTCAGAHQPPVAVLTSPAPGAVYTEGDAVPLAATAAAADGATVGKVEFYSDTTLLGTDTTAPFSYSAAGLATGAHSLYAKAYDSLGASAESAPVGITVAAGPALVASPSRLGVRQGGTGTFDLKLSTAPTTNVAVSVARTSGNTNLTATPASLTFTPANWNTAQKVTVAAAATGTGSAVFTATAPGHAKAEVTVAQLAANSTYDARFLDLHGKITDPANGYFSPEGIPYHSVETLIVEAPDHGHETTSEAYSYLIWLQAMYGKITGDWTKFNGAWDTMEKFMIPTHADQPTTSSYNASKPATYAPEWDLPSQYPAKLDSGVTSGSDPIAGELKSAYGTDDIYGMHWIQDVDNVYGYGNEPGKCSAGPTATGPSYINTFQRGPQESVWETVTHPTCDNFSFGGKNGYLDLFTGDSSYAKQWKFTDAPDADARAVQAAYWADLWAKEQGKGAQVSATVGKAAKMGDYLRYAMFDKYFKKVGGCVGPTACPAGTGKDSAHYLLSWYYAWGGATDTSAGWSWRIGSSHNHSGYQNPLAAYALSSYAPLKPKSATGAADWATSLGRQLEFYRWLQSDEGAIAGGATNSWQGRYATPPAGTPTFHGMYYDEKPVYHDPASNQWFGFQAWSMERVAEYYQQTGDAKAKTVLDKWVSWALSKTTINPDGTYRVPSTLQWSGAPDTWNAASPGANAGLHVTVADYTDDVGVAAAYAKTLTYYAARSGHAEAKRVAKALLDGMWDHHRDPLGIAVPETRADYNRFDDPVYVPSGWTGSMPNGDVVNSSSTFASIRSFYKNDPAWPKVEAYLAGGAAPVFTYHRFWAQADIALAMGSYAELLE; encoded by the coding sequence CTGGCCGCATCGCTCTCCCTGCCCCTCGGCCTCACCGCCGTCGGTGCCCCCGCGGCCCAGGCCGCCGCCGTCCAGTGCAGCGTCGACTACAAGGCCAACGACTGGGGTTCGGGCTTCACCGCCGAACTCACGCTCACCAACCGGGCCGCCGAGCCCCTGAACGGCTGGACGCTGACGTACTCCTACGCCGGCGACCAGAAGCTCACCAACGGCTGGAGCGGCGTCTGGTCGCAGTCCGGCAGGAACGTCACGGTGACCAACACCTCCTGGAACGGCACCCTCGCCGCGGGCGCCGCCCTCACCACCGGCGCCCAGTTCACCTACAGCGGGACCAACGCGGCCCCCACCGGCTTCGCCGTCAACGGCACCACCTGCGCCGGCGCCCATCAGCCCCCGGTCGCGGTCCTGACCAGCCCGGCCCCGGGAGCCGTCTACACCGAGGGCGACGCGGTGCCGCTCGCCGCCACCGCCGCCGCGGCCGACGGCGCCACGGTCGGCAAGGTGGAGTTCTACAGCGACACCACCCTGCTCGGCACCGACACCACCGCGCCCTTCAGCTACAGCGCGGCCGGTCTCGCCACCGGCGCCCACTCCCTCTACGCCAAGGCCTACGACAGCCTCGGCGCCTCCGCCGAGTCGGCCCCCGTCGGCATCACGGTCGCCGCAGGCCCCGCGCTCGTCGCCTCCCCGAGCCGACTCGGCGTACGGCAGGGCGGCACCGGCACCTTCGACCTGAAGCTCTCCACCGCGCCCACCACCAACGTCGCGGTGAGCGTCGCCCGCACCTCCGGCAACACCAACCTCACCGCGACCCCGGCGAGCCTCACCTTCACCCCGGCGAACTGGAACACCGCCCAGAAGGTGACCGTCGCCGCCGCGGCCACCGGCACCGGCTCCGCCGTCTTCACCGCGACCGCCCCCGGCCACGCCAAGGCCGAGGTCACCGTCGCCCAGCTGGCCGCGAACTCCACGTACGACGCGCGCTTCCTCGACCTCCACGGGAAGATCACCGACCCGGCCAACGGCTACTTCTCGCCCGAGGGCATCCCGTACCACTCCGTCGAGACCCTGATCGTCGAGGCCCCCGACCACGGGCACGAGACGACCTCGGAGGCGTACAGCTACCTCATCTGGCTCCAGGCCATGTACGGCAAGATCACCGGCGACTGGACCAAGTTCAACGGCGCCTGGGACACCATGGAGAAATTCATGATCCCCACCCACGCCGACCAGCCCACCACCTCCTCCTACAACGCCTCCAAGCCGGCCACGTACGCCCCCGAGTGGGACCTTCCCTCGCAGTACCCGGCGAAGCTCGACTCCGGAGTCACCTCCGGCTCCGACCCGATCGCCGGCGAGCTCAAGAGCGCCTACGGCACCGACGACATCTACGGCATGCACTGGATCCAGGACGTCGACAACGTCTACGGCTACGGCAACGAGCCCGGGAAGTGCTCCGCGGGACCGACGGCGACCGGCCCCTCGTACATCAACACCTTCCAGCGCGGCCCGCAGGAGTCCGTCTGGGAGACCGTCACCCACCCCACCTGCGACAACTTCTCCTTCGGCGGCAAGAACGGCTATCTGGACCTCTTCACCGGTGACTCCTCCTACGCCAAGCAGTGGAAGTTCACCGACGCCCCCGACGCCGACGCCCGCGCCGTCCAGGCCGCCTACTGGGCCGACCTGTGGGCCAAGGAGCAGGGCAAGGGCGCCCAGGTGTCCGCGACCGTCGGCAAGGCCGCCAAGATGGGTGACTACCTGCGGTACGCCATGTTCGACAAGTACTTCAAGAAGGTCGGCGGCTGCGTCGGACCGACCGCCTGCCCGGCCGGCACCGGCAAGGACAGCGCCCACTACCTGCTGTCCTGGTACTACGCCTGGGGCGGCGCCACCGACACCTCCGCCGGCTGGTCCTGGCGCATCGGCTCCAGCCACAACCACAGCGGCTACCAGAACCCCCTCGCCGCCTACGCCCTGAGCTCGTACGCCCCGCTCAAGCCCAAGTCGGCGACGGGCGCGGCGGACTGGGCGACCAGCCTCGGCCGGCAGCTGGAGTTCTACCGCTGGCTCCAGTCGGACGAGGGCGCCATCGCGGGCGGCGCCACCAACAGCTGGCAGGGGCGCTACGCCACCCCGCCGGCCGGTACCCCCACCTTCCACGGCATGTACTACGACGAGAAGCCCGTCTACCACGACCCGGCGTCGAACCAGTGGTTCGGCTTCCAGGCCTGGTCGATGGAGCGGGTCGCCGAGTACTACCAGCAGACCGGCGACGCCAAGGCGAAGACCGTCCTCGACAAGTGGGTCTCCTGGGCCCTGTCGAAGACCACGATCAACCCCGACGGCACCTACCGCGTCCCCTCCACCCTCCAGTGGTCCGGCGCGCCCGACACCTGGAACGCGGCGAGCCCCGGCGCCAACGCCGGACTCCACGTCACCGTCGCCGACTACACCGACGACGTCGGTGTCGCCGCCGCCTACGCCAAGACGCTCACCTACTACGCGGCCAGGTCCGGCCACGCCGAGGCCAAGCGCGTCGCCAAGGCCCTCCTCGACGGCATGTGGGACCACCACCGGGACCCGCTGGGCATCGCCGTCCCGGAGACCCGCGCCGACTACAACCGCTTCGACGACCCCGTGTACGTGCCGAGCGGCTGGACCGGCAGCATGCCGAACGGCGACGTGGTGAACTCCTCGTCGACCTTCGCCTCGATCCGTTCCTTCTACAAGAACGACCCGGCCTGGCCGAAGGTCGAGGCCTACCTGGCGGGCGGCGCCGCGCCCGTCTTCACCTACCACCGGTTCTGGGCCCAGGCGGACATCGCCCTGGCCATGGGCTCGTACGCGGAGCTCCTCGAATAG
- a CDS encoding P-II family nitrogen regulator has protein sequence MKLITAIVKPFRLDEVKNALQELGVNGLTVTEASGYGRQRGHTEVYRGAEYRVDLVPKVRIEVVVEDVDADPVVDALVRAAHTGKIGDGKVWVVPVETVVRVRTGQRGPDAL, from the coding sequence ATGAAGCTGATCACCGCGATCGTCAAGCCGTTCCGTCTTGACGAGGTGAAGAACGCGCTCCAGGAACTCGGCGTCAACGGGCTCACGGTCACCGAGGCGAGCGGCTACGGGCGCCAGCGCGGCCACACCGAGGTGTACCGGGGCGCCGAGTACCGGGTGGACCTGGTCCCCAAGGTCCGGATCGAAGTCGTCGTCGAGGACGTCGACGCGGACCCGGTCGTCGACGCCCTCGTCCGCGCCGCCCACACGGGCAAGATCGGCGACGGCAAGGTGTGGGTGGTGCCGGTGGAGACGGTGGTGCGCGTGCGCACGGGACAGCGCGGCCCGGACGCGCTCTGA
- a CDS encoding ammonium transporter yields MPLAAAPRLDTGDTAWLLVATALVLLMTPGLALFYGGMVRTKSVLNMLMMSFVSIALVTVVWLVAGYSLAFDDDAFAGLIGGLGHLGLAGIGPDTLTGTVPTFLFTTFQLTFAIITAALISGAVADRTRFAGWLVLVPVWTLLVYVPVAHWVWGPGGWIAHSLGALDFAGGLVVEIASGASGLALCLVIGPRIGFKKEAMRPHNLPMVLLGAGLLWFGWLGFNGGSALGANGLAAASLLNTLVAGCTGLLGWLFVEQRRDGHPTTFGAASGAVAGLVAITPACGVVAMPGAAAVGLAAGVVCSYAVAWKFRFGYDDSLDVVGVHFAGGVVGTLLIGLFATSEMTGGKEGLFHGGGLAQLGRQALAVAVVAAYTFLVTYGIGKVLDRVMGLRASAEEEVTGLDQTVHAETAYDHGVLGHGGSPLHAASPVTSLVKDRKPSA; encoded by the coding sequence ATGCCCCTCGCCGCCGCACCCCGGCTCGACACCGGCGACACCGCCTGGCTGCTCGTCGCCACCGCGCTCGTTCTGCTCATGACCCCCGGTCTTGCCCTGTTCTACGGGGGCATGGTCCGTACGAAGAGCGTCCTCAACATGCTGATGATGAGCTTCGTGTCCATCGCCCTCGTCACGGTCGTCTGGCTGGTCGCGGGTTACTCGCTCGCGTTCGACGACGACGCCTTCGCCGGTCTGATCGGCGGCCTCGGGCACCTCGGTCTGGCGGGCATCGGTCCGGACACCCTCACCGGCACGGTTCCCACGTTCCTCTTCACCACCTTCCAGCTGACGTTCGCGATCATCACGGCGGCGCTGATCAGCGGCGCGGTCGCGGATCGCACCCGATTCGCGGGCTGGCTCGTCCTCGTGCCGGTGTGGACGCTGCTCGTATACGTTCCCGTGGCGCACTGGGTGTGGGGTCCCGGCGGCTGGATCGCCCACTCGCTGGGCGCCCTCGACTTCGCGGGCGGACTCGTCGTCGAAATCGCGTCGGGCGCCTCCGGCCTCGCGCTGTGCCTGGTGATCGGCCCGCGCATCGGCTTCAAGAAGGAGGCGATGCGGCCGCACAACCTGCCGATGGTGCTGCTCGGCGCCGGGCTCCTCTGGTTCGGCTGGCTCGGCTTCAACGGCGGTTCGGCGCTCGGTGCGAACGGCCTGGCCGCCGCGTCCCTCCTCAACACGCTCGTCGCCGGGTGCACCGGCCTGCTCGGCTGGCTCTTCGTCGAGCAGCGGCGCGACGGCCACCCGACCACGTTCGGCGCGGCGTCCGGCGCGGTCGCGGGGCTCGTGGCGATCACTCCGGCGTGCGGGGTCGTCGCGATGCCGGGGGCGGCGGCGGTCGGTCTCGCCGCGGGCGTCGTCTGCTCGTACGCGGTCGCCTGGAAGTTCCGCTTCGGGTACGACGACTCGCTCGACGTCGTGGGCGTGCACTTCGCCGGTGGTGTCGTCGGCACGCTGCTCATCGGCCTGTTCGCGACGTCGGAGATGACCGGCGGCAAGGAGGGGCTGTTCCACGGCGGCGGGCTCGCCCAGCTCGGTCGGCAGGCCCTCGCGGTGGCGGTCGTGGCGGCGTACACCTTCCTCGTCACGTACGGGATCGGCAAGGTGCTCGACCGGGTGATGGGGCTTCGGGCCTCCGCCGAGGAGGAGGTGACGGGACTCGACCAGACGGTGCACGCGGAGACCGCCTACGATCACGGCGTGCTCGGCCACGGCGGCTCGCCGCTGCACGCCGCGTCCCCCGTCACCTCGCTCGTCAAGGACAGGAAGCCCTCCGCATGA